A region from the Canis lupus dingo isolate Sandy chromosome 9, ASM325472v2, whole genome shotgun sequence genome encodes:
- the GSDMB gene encoding gasdermin-B: MSSIFEEITRVVVQEMDTGGDMIAIRSILHVDRFHCCSLVRGRRNFWGHQYHRTDLILEDTLERGEGEELFEKLDSGPQGQKLKFQVLDTGDSKGMLTVKLPKEVTIARALHKSHKQKVQMLETHIPQQYLDFLELREAGVGQRGGGEHPFWAPRASEVEEGFSFFLVSLQETFLYPQLTFLLPSRVIDSSDLDQNMHACFKRPLSFVLLQSCPDMCSVQFHSASHAPLLCGLVTAVFFNAAEFLVKTHIESILDILDNLIELSEEQCLMAKAPEKGTLPLLKDQVESVLEQICSEQPQAVGCDPDV; encoded by the exons ATGTCTAGCATATTTGAGGAAATCACAAGAGTTGTAGTCCAAGAGATGGATACTGGAGGGGATATGATTGCTATCAGAAGCATCCTTCACGTTGACAGATTTCACTGCTGCTCTCTGGTGAGGGGGAGGAGAAATTTCTGGGGACATCAGTACCACAGGACAGACCTCATCCTGGAGGACACActggagagaggggagggtgAAGAGCTGTTTGAGAAGCTGGATTCTGGGCCCCAAGGTCA AAA GCTGAAGTTCCAAGTTCTGGACACAGGAGACTCAAAGGGAATGTTGACGGTGAAATTACCCAAAGAAGTAACAATTGCAAGAGCCCTCCACAAGTCCCACAAGCAGAAAGTCCAGATGTTGGAGACTCATATACCTCAGCAATATCTGGATTTCCTTGAGCTCAGGGAGGCTGGAGTTGGGCAGCGTGGTGGGGGGGAACACCCATTTTGGGCACCAAGGGCATCTGAGGTGGAG GAAGGCTTCTCATTCTTCCTGGTCAGCCTCCAGGAAACCTTCTTATACCCCCAACTCACATTCCTGCTACCCTCCAGGGTGATTGATTCCTCTGACTTGGACCAGAACATGCATGCTTGTTTCAAGAGGCCACTCTCCTTTGTTCTCCTACAGAGTTGTCCAGATATGTGTTCTGTGCAGTTTCACTCTGCAAGCCATGCCCCCTTACTCTGTGGACTAGTAACAGCTG TCTTTTTTAATGCTGCTGAGTTCTTGGTAAAGACACATATAGAATCCATTCTGGATATCCTGGATAACTTGATTG AACTGTCTGAGGAGCAGTGTCTTATGGCTAAGGCCCCAGAGAAGGGGACCCTGCCCCTGTTGAAGGACCAG GTGGAATCTGTCCTGGAGCAGATTTGCAGTGAGCAGCCTCAAGCTGTGGGCTGTGACCCTGACGTATGa